The region TTGAAAATACTTTTGTTAATTATTTAAAACTCAAATGCAAGCTTTTTGCAAAGcataatttattgaaatattcaaaattttgttttacgTGGGGTCCCCCAAAACATTATTTCGTCATTACAGATTTCAACATGCCATAAATTTCTAGTTTTAGTTGTATACTGCttaaattcatgaaaacttTTACGAAATCGTTGAAATAGTGCgacttgaataaataagatgctctatttatcttttatttttatgtggTACATTAAAACAACTGCATGACCCAACATATATCCATTCCACTCGAATGACACACATGCCTGCCGCGCAAACAATTGTAAAAACACATCCATACACACGCACACAGTTACATGATCCACTAACACAATATATAAGTAATGTTAAGTTAACATTGTTATGTTAAGGTCTATACACAACTTTTACACTGCTTTTCTGTGTTACAATGGTTTTAAGACTTGTCGCGGGAATTTCATACACGTCTCATATTGCGCACGCTGAGTGCGGCCTAGACAAAAATAGGGATGTGCCTCGGGCAGTGCTAGAAAGAAAAACTAGGCCAGGATCGAACTCCGAAGGCCCGAAGTTATTCCAACAATGGTAATAGAGCcgccttgcatgcactgaggtCATTACACCGATAATGACCCATTACAAAGAAATGTTATCAGTTACTCACTTAATACAAGGGGCTGATTGATGGCGTACTGGTCATAAAGTAGGGAACAATCGGCTGGGGGATGAGCCTAAGTCATGATGCATGTTGTGAGGGATGATGGGAATCCAGTCTTTCTATGGTGACCCTAAAGAGCCCAAACCGCCCGGAGGGGTTTGGGAAAGGATTAGCTATTCATATGATGAAGAACAAATCCCATAAAGCTCTGAATGCAAGTGTAGAAAATAGCCGCATGAATTATTGCCGCCTGCGATATGGAGTCAGTGACTTTTCCAGATATGGGGTTTATCCCTTTCATATCAAATAGGAGGGAATtaatattactttttaaaaatacgaGATACACTGCTAGCACTCTTCATAatagaaaagaaggagaagtgGGGGATTGGCGAGAGATAATACCCCGCAGCGCTATCTACTTGAGGACACGATTGTACAAATATGCTTCTTCCATGAAAAGATTCAACAAAATAGAGAAGTTGGATTTTCATCTGATATGCCTATCTTCCATTATCATAACCTAATAGAAGTAATGATGAAGGGAATATCATTACCAGAAAAAGGCGGGAAAAGAAATGACTCAACGCGAACGATGTTTTGATAAATTATCGTAGGCTGAGTCAGAGATGGAACGGCTGACTAAAACGATTTACTGAACAAGAACGTTACGTTGTTTTAGTTCTAAGTAACAAAATAGACCTACATGATGAAGAAAGTATATGCGATGAAATGATAAGAGAAGCACctgatacaatttttttttcctaattatattaataaaatcatGCTCATATTGTATTTACGACTGTCATGACTTTCACtgttcgcttgtaaatttttacCAAACTCTACAACGATCGTGAAGTCATTGGTAAAGTGCTGACCTCttttatgtattgatttttttcaagatcATTTTGAATTCACATCGTGTATTCAAGTCTCAGATGTAGGTCTTGATATTGAGCCATAGCTGTAACGATCGAAAACGAAAGCTGAGACCCAGCAATCTAATTTTCCAATGTTCATATACAAAGATAGTTCCAATATACATACACTTGTAGACGACCATTTCTTCCAAAAGCAGGATTATTATCCAACAGGCCTGTTAAAAAATTTCCAGTATTATCTTATACTTTACGGTGCATTGTTTTCAGGGCTGAGAACACtggaccccccaaaaaaataataataataaataaaataaataaatacataaatagaataataatgatagagtgacatgaataaataatgaatataatagACAACAAAGtaaatttaacaaatatttttcttgtaaaagAAACAAGACAAAAAGACAGGTAAATGGCTGTGACGCAATGTAATATGTATTTGAAGGAACTGCTCCCCAAAAGGCCGTAAGGCCTTTCTTTAAGTTCTTTTatgtcatttcatatttttatgtatttgtatgaaatgaaatgaacgGATTCactgaatcaatcaatcaaaaaaggtgaaacattttatttgtgaatttcattttgattatgtgtcaaaatttatcacaaaattttagTAATACTTTGGTAAACCTTTTCACTCGCTTGCAAATTTGTGAGTGCATGCGatttgtcttttgtttttgtactTTGTACCAATGCTCATTCTTATTTGATATACTTGTTCCGTTTACTTGATATACTAAGATATCactaatttgttaattaatctTAATAAAGTACATGGTTTTACAATTAATGgaaaatgtatgaattaaatAACTGCATTTTGggaaaatcaagaaatcaagaaaaatgAGCTGGCTTCCGGTTCATAATTTAGAGTAAAAGCGGAGAGTATCAAGTGCCCAAATGagaacaagcaaataaaaaacaatgtaaTAAGTCATAGTGTCAAATTTTGACACATCCTCTTGTTGAGCTCACCATATTTTAACTCAAGGAACTTCTTCACTCTtttgtataatttcatttcCGTTTGATAAGATGCACACAAGCTCATGAATTTGCATTTGTCATAAATCCTTGATCAGGAGCCAGCGCCAATCGCATACCCTGAAGCCATTCACTGCTTCTCCAAGCCAAGaatattttaaatcatgatGGAGCTATTGCTGATTCAAGGCTCGTTAAACCATTGCTCTGTGTACGTTAGGAACACCGCCAGCTGCTTATCATTTTCCTTAAGCTTCATTTGTTGCATATTCTGAAAGTAGATAGTGAGATGAGTCAATAGTAAATCGCTGATTGATTCCAGTAGATATGCAGAATGTCTTGTGCTGGTGCTATTCTTCTCATCACTTCTTAAATTAGAATTATCCTCGCTTTCTTTAATACTTTTGCAGATATCTACGTCATTCATGTCCGGGATCAAGCGAAAGATGTCATCATCGCTCTCTCCATCACCAGTGACCACGCCCACCGCAAACTCTGTGACACCACCACCAGCACCATCGTCCACAGGTATCACCACCCCTTCTACCACCCAACATCAATCCTCGTCAACAACTCAACACAACGGTGTACCTCGAGTGGCGCCCAATACCCGTTACACCGCTCCTGTCCACATCGATGTTGGAGGGCAGATTTACACCAGTACACTGGAGACGTTGACCAAGTTTCCAGAGTCACGGCTGAGCAAGCTCTTCACTGGTCACATACCGATCATCTTGGACTCTCTGAAGCAACACTATTTTATCGACAGAGATGGCCATCTCTTTCGGTACATCCTAAATTTCATGCGGACGTCGAGGCTGCTTCTCCCTGGTGACTTCACCGAAGTGGAGGCTCTGTACGAAGAAGCACGATACTACAATCTCACCCCGATGATGGAAGCTCTTGAGCAGATGAAGTCTTCTGAAGAATCTTCAAAGACCACTCAAGAGAAGCGAGAGAAGGCACCGGTCATCAAGGTAGAAAGTGGTTGCACCGGTAACGAATGCGTCATCGTCCATACGTCACCAGACTGTGTCGAGCGTATCTCCCTCAGTGGCAACAAGAATATCATCTATGAGTTGTTTCCAGAGGTAGGGAGCGTCATCTGTAACTCCAGCCCACCGGCTGCAGCTGGTTGGGCACAAGATTCGAACTGCGTCATAAGGTTTCCATTGAATGCTTTCTGTAAGTTGTACACGATACAGGTCTTGCAGCGCCTGCTTCAGAACAATTTCGTCGTGATTGCGTCCAGCGGAGGGGGTATCGAAGGGTCGCAGTTCAGTGAGTACGTCCTCACTAGGAAATATGGACAGCTTACGTAACTCTACCTCACCAAGCCTGTAACCCTAAATGCTCCATATCTCTCGAATGTGAGAAATGGATGGCGAACAGAAAACACTTTGAAACTTTGAATATATCGCTTTATATAACCAGATAGTTGTGGATATAGCTAATATTCCATAGCAACATTGTATATGTCACCAGATCAACAAGGCATGCTGATGTTTGTCCGGCAGAACAGGGTCATGAAGCGCCCTCTATTGAACCTTTTGAAATCTCTGATCTTGGAATCAAGAGGAAATTTGATCTTAACCAAGACATCTTTTCATAAATCGTATCGACAGTGGGTCAGAATGGAAGTAAGCTGTCAACTGTTATGACTGtcacaatagaaaaaaatatctgaacATATGAACGTGGCGATTTCACCAAATCGCGACTGTTTTTGCCAGTTTGTCTTAATAAGAagatcattatttctttcttacttGAAGTCAACGGTATTTAGGTAACGATAGATCATCAGAAAACACCAATATTCAACAGTCTTCGGAAATTAGATTCCCATTAGAATCTGTCAGGCCAATTACCGAAATGTTACATATATATTGTGTTGTCGGTTCACCGAAAAAGGTCTGCTATTAATTTTCTACactaagaaaacaaaatttgccaaattatgaacattatcatGTGCACAGTTTAGCGCGCCTTTTCAACACCGCGTGAGCGCGACCTTACAACCTACATATTCTGAGCCATTAAAGGTGCATCGTTACATTATTAGGGTAAAGATTAAAATTCCAAGGTACCCCAAAATTAAAATGGGTGCATCTTTACACCTTCCAATATAAGGTACACGACAGAGCCCTTTAACTTGTTTTGCTCTCATTGTTTTAAGATGGAAAAATCAcatcttgtattttattattgatatttgattgATGTCATATATTACTATATGCTtaccatttttttcatagaaaatacTACAAACTAGGTTGTGACAACGTTTATGTGACATGTTTATTTTGAGTGTATCATGTAAAAATCTTTCAAAcatttatttgtaaattatttatcagaaatattttgttaatgtaaatgTTGAAGTATATGTTCCAATGATGTTCAGTCAG is a window of Lytechinus variegatus isolate NC3 chromosome 2, Lvar_3.0, whole genome shotgun sequence DNA encoding:
- the LOC121407735 gene encoding BTB/POZ domain-containing protein kctd15-like; translated protein: MTSVCDSRGHSPLALRPSPEFPDSKVIQMSNGRSSTDFSSPYAMEIVDQKISTSFMSGIKRKMSSSLSPSPVTTPTANSVTPPPAPSSTGITTPSTTQHQSSSTTQHNGVPRVAPNTRYTAPVHIDVGGQIYTSTLETLTKFPESRLSKLFTGHIPIILDSLKQHYFIDRDGHLFRYILNFMRTSRLLLPGDFTEVEALYEEARYYNLTPMMEALEQMKSSEESSKTTQEKREKAPVIKVESGCTGNECVIVHTSPDCVERISLSGNKNIIYELFPEVGSVICNSSPPAAAGWAQDSNCVIRFPLNAFCKLYTIQVLQRLLQNNFVVIASSGGGIEGSQFSEYVLTRKYGQLT